DNA from Trichocoleus sp. FACHB-46:
GCTTCTTGCTGTTGGCTTTGCTCAGTGGTGGATAAGAGGCTGCTTGGGGCTAGTTCCCCCTTTTTGCTCCTGCTGCATGTTGATGCGCACGGACAACACTCCCATCGACAAAGTGGATGTCCCAGTTAATTTTGCCCTCGGCATCGGCCTCGATCTGCAGGGCTTCGAGCAGTTGCTGCCACAAGCCGATGTGACGCCAGTGGTAGAATCGACCTGAAACTGTTGACCAGTGGCCATAGCGACTGGGTAAGTCTCACCAAGGAGCACCAGTTCTGAGAATCCACAAGATGCCGTTGATGACGGTTCGATGGTCTTTAGCGGGGCAACCTGTATGAGGCTTTTGTGGTGGAAGCAGGGGCCAAATGCGCTTCCACTGCCGATCGTTTAATTCACCCCGTCGGTTCTTCTTTTGTGGTGGAAGAATCATGGAGGCTAATCAGTATTCCTGCACTATTTCTATTCTGCCAAAGGGTTTTAAAACACGCCCTAGGATATTCGACAGTTCTCAATTTCTTCAGCCAACCGAAGGGGAGCCTATTCGCTCGGTTGTTACGGAATCTAAAGATGCTGTCGTCGTTGCCTGGTACGTCAAGCCAGGACAAACGATTCTCCCTCACGTCCATTCCTATGGCCAAGATACCTGGACAATTTTATCTGGGAAGGGAGAATATTATCTAGATCAAGTAGGCACAACACAACCCATCATTGCAGGGGATATAGTCGTTGCTTTTATGGGGTGTTTGCATGGAGTCATTAATAATGGTGAGGAGCCATTAGTTTTTATTTCAGTTGTGTCCCCAAGCGACGCCGGATATCATCTGGTCTCATTAAGTGAAAAGCCTGATCAAAATACTGCAATCGCTTGGGACTGTTGAGAGTTAGCGCTCACAGTTTCAGACGCACGGCTTTAACTCAGATGAGTAACGCGGTATCCCGCTGCGGGTGATTAAGAGATATCCCGGCATCGAAGCTTGCAGGCAGTTCAACGTTATCTAGAGGTGTCAGAGCTGCAATTCGAGGGGGCGATCGCTAGTGGCTCAGTTCTGACTCGCTGACCGCTACTTGCCTTGTTGCTCGTTGCAACAACCACAAAAGGGGTGATGTAACTCATTTTCTTGCTTAAGGGCTTGAAATCGGCTCACAAGACCGCGAATTTGACCTAGCAAGTCCTTGAGTCTTGCGATTGTTTCAGCTTGTTGCGCTAATAGCTTCTCTATTTCATCTTCCACTTTTACCGTCCAACGAGTTTAGTTGTTAGCAAGCTTAAAGATGTTCGGTTGGTCTATTCTCTGTCTAAATAAAGAGAATATGGTAAGTTTATTCGTTTTCGATGCCTGTTCGGTGTTGGGGCTGACATCGCGACTTCAACAATTAACCAAGTCGATAGCCAAACCCTCGGACTGTGAGGATGTATTGAGGGCTGCTAGGGTCAGCCTCTATTTTTTCTCTCAACCAACGAATATGGACATCCACGGTTTTGGAATCTCCCATGAAGTCCAACCCCCAAACCTGCTCCAGTAAATCCTCGCGCGATCGGACTCGACCTGGATGCTTCATGAATATCTCCAAAAGCCCAAACTCTTTCGGGGAGAGTGGGACTTCTTTCCCTCGTAGCGTGACCCGACACTGCTGACGGTCTAGAGCTAGGTCTTGAAATCTTAGGACTTGTTCTTTGGGTTTAA
Protein-coding regions in this window:
- a CDS encoding cupin domain-containing protein, translated to MEANQYSCTISILPKGFKTRPRIFDSSQFLQPTEGEPIRSVVTESKDAVVVAWYVKPGQTILPHVHSYGQDTWTILSGKGEYYLDQVGTTQPIIAGDIVVAFMGCLHGVINNGEEPLVFISVVSPSDAGYHLVSLSEKPDQNTAIAWDC
- a CDS encoding DNA-binding response regulator encodes the protein MTKPFSLRELIARCRVLLRNYQDFVVKPKEQVLRFQDLALDRQQCRVTLRGKEVPLSPKEFGLLEIFMKHPGRVRSREDLLEQVWGLDFMGDSKTVDVHIRWLREKIEADPSSPQYILTVRGFGYRLG